Proteins from one Fusobacterium periodonticum 1_1_41FAA genomic window:
- a CDS encoding MATE family efflux transporter, whose protein sequence is MEIKNNYFIENRKLIKNIFQITLPAVFDLLAQTLIMAFDMKMVSSLGPSAISSVGVGTAGMFALIPALIAVATGTTALLSRAYGADNKIEGKKAFTQSFFIAVPLGIFLTIIFLLFSEQIINLVGNAKDMNLKDAILYQNMTVIGFPFLGISIATFYAFRAMGENKIPMIGNTLALVLKLILNFLLIYLFKWGIFGAALSTTLTRLFSAIFSIYLVFWSKKNWISLKVKDLKFDYFTSKRILKVGIPAAVEQLGLRIGMLIFEMMVISLGNLSYAAHKIALTAESISFNLGFAFSFAASALVGQELGKGSSQKALKNGYICTIIAMIVMSTFGLFFFIIPQFLVSLFTKDKDVIELATMALKIVSICQPFSGASMVLAGALRGAGDTKSVLLITYLGIFLIRIPITYLFLDVLNLGLAGAWIVMTIDLAIRSSLAFYIFRRGKWKYLQV, encoded by the coding sequence ATGGAGATAAAGAATAATTATTTTATTGAAAATAGAAAATTGATAAAAAATATATTTCAAATTACTTTACCAGCAGTATTTGATCTACTAGCTCAAACTTTAATAATGGCTTTTGACATGAAGATGGTATCGAGTTTAGGACCTAGTGCTATAAGTTCTGTTGGAGTTGGAACAGCTGGGATGTTTGCTTTAATACCAGCTTTAATAGCAGTAGCAACAGGAACAACAGCTCTTTTGAGTCGAGCATATGGAGCTGATAATAAAATTGAAGGAAAAAAAGCATTTACTCAAAGTTTTTTTATAGCTGTTCCTTTGGGAATATTCTTAACTATTATCTTTTTACTTTTTTCAGAACAAATAATTAATTTAGTAGGTAATGCTAAAGACATGAATTTAAAAGATGCTATTCTTTACCAAAATATGACTGTTATTGGATTTCCTTTTCTAGGTATAAGTATAGCAACATTCTATGCTTTTAGAGCTATGGGAGAAAATAAAATTCCTATGATAGGAAATACATTGGCATTGGTATTAAAACTTATTCTAAATTTCCTTTTAATATACCTTTTCAAATGGGGAATCTTTGGAGCAGCATTAAGTACAACTTTAACTAGATTGTTCTCAGCCATATTTTCAATTTATCTAGTATTTTGGTCTAAAAAAAATTGGATATCTCTTAAAGTTAAAGATTTAAAATTCGATTATTTTACATCTAAAAGAATTTTAAAGGTTGGTATTCCAGCAGCAGTTGAACAATTAGGTTTAAGAATAGGTATGTTGATTTTTGAAATGATGGTTATATCTTTAGGGAACTTAAGTTATGCAGCACATAAGATTGCATTGACAGCAGAAAGTATTTCATTTAATTTAGGTTTTGCATTTTCTTTTGCAGCATCAGCTCTAGTTGGTCAAGAATTAGGAAAAGGTTCAAGTCAAAAAGCTTTAAAAAATGGATATATTTGTACTATTATAGCTATGATAGTTATGTCAACTTTTGGTTTATTCTTTTTTATAATACCTCAATTTTTAGTTTCATTGTTTACTAAAGATAAAGATGTTATTGAGTTAGCTACGATGGCGTTAAAAATAGTTTCCATATGCCAACCATTCTCAGGAGCTTCTATGGTCTTAGCAGGAGCACTAAGAGGAGCAGGAGATACGAAATCAGTTCTACTTATAACTTATTTAGGAATATTTTTAATAAGAATACCTATAACTTATCTTTTCTTAGATGTACTTAATTTAGGTCTAGCAGGAGCTTGGATAGTTATGACTATAGATCTAGCTATAAGAAGCTCACTAGCATTTTATATATTTAGAAGAGGAAAGTGGAAATATTTACAAGTATAG
- a CDS encoding dihydrolipoyl dehydrogenase family protein, whose translation MYDLIVIGWGKAGKTLAAKLAAKGKKIAVVEENPKMYGGTCINVGCLPTKSLVHSAKLISQVKNYGIDGDYEFKNNFFKEAMKKKDEMTTKLRNKNFSILDTNENVDIYNGKGSFISNNEVRVVTKDGEVVLKADKIVINTGSVSRNLDIEGANNKNVLTSEGILELKELPKKLLIIGAGYIGLEFASYFRNFGSEVSVFQFDDSFLAREDEDEAKIIKEILENKGVKFYFNTSVKKFEDLGDSVKATYVKDKEEFIEEFDKVLVAVGRKANTENLGLENTSVELGKFGEVIVDDYLKTNAPNIWAAGDVKGGAQFTYVSLDDFRIIFPQILEGAKGRKLSDRVLIPTSTFIDPPYSRVGINEKEAQRLGIAYTKKFALTNTIPKAHVINETDGFTKILINENNEIIGASICHYESHEMINLLSLAINQKIKANVLKDFIYTHPIFTESLNDILG comes from the coding sequence ATGTATGATTTAATAGTTATTGGTTGGGGAAAAGCAGGAAAAACTCTTGCAGCTAAGTTAGCAGCAAAAGGAAAGAAAATTGCAGTAGTAGAAGAGAATCCAAAAATGTATGGGGGAACTTGTATAAATGTAGGGTGCTTACCAACGAAATCACTTGTACATAGTGCAAAACTAATATCTCAAGTTAAAAATTATGGTATAGATGGAGATTATGAATTTAAAAATAATTTCTTTAAAGAAGCAATGAAGAAAAAAGATGAAATGACAACTAAGTTAAGAAATAAAAACTTTTCAATCTTAGATACAAATGAAAATGTTGATATCTACAATGGAAAAGGAAGTTTTATTTCAAATAATGAAGTTAGAGTAGTTACAAAAGATGGAGAGGTTGTTTTAAAAGCAGATAAGATAGTTATAAATACTGGTTCTGTTTCAAGAAACCTTGATATCGAAGGTGCAAATAATAAAAATGTTCTAACAAGTGAAGGAATTTTAGAATTAAAAGAATTACCTAAAAAACTTTTAATTATAGGAGCAGGATATATTGGACTTGAATTTGCTTCATATTTTAGAAATTTTGGAAGTGAAGTTTCTGTTTTTCAATTTGATGACAGCTTCTTAGCAAGAGAAGATGAAGATGAAGCAAAGATAATAAAAGAAATTTTAGAAAATAAAGGAGTTAAATTCTATTTCAATACTTCTGTTAAGAAATTTGAAGATTTAGGTGACAGTGTAAAGGCAACATATGTAAAAGATAAGGAAGAATTCATTGAAGAATTTGATAAAGTTCTTGTTGCAGTTGGAAGAAAAGCTAATACAGAAAATTTAGGACTAGAAAACACTTCAGTAGAATTAGGAAAATTTGGAGAAGTTATAGTAGATGACTATCTAAAAACAAATGCTCCAAATATTTGGGCAGCAGGAGATGTTAAAGGGGGAGCACAATTTACTTATGTTTCATTGGATGATTTCCGTATAATTTTCCCTCAAATATTAGAAGGAGCTAAGGGAAGAAAATTATCTGATAGAGTATTAATTCCTACTTCTACTTTTATAGATCCACCTTATTCAAGAGTTGGAATAAATGAAAAAGAAGCTCAAAGATTAGGAATAGCATATACTAAAAAATTTGCTCTAACTAATACTATTCCAAAAGCTCATGTTATAAATGAAACAGATGGATTTACTAAAATTTTAATAAATGAAAATAATGAAATTATAGGAGCAAGTATCTGTCATTACGAATCACATGAAATGATAAATTTGTTGTCTCTTGCTATAAATCAAAAAATAAAAGCTAATGTTTTAAAAGATTTTATTTATACACACCCAATTTTTACTGAAAGCTTAAATGACATTTTAGGATAG
- the dnaN gene encoding DNA polymerase III subunit beta produces the protein MKFSINKENVIGIISEYTNILKDNPVKPSLAGLFIEVKNNQVVFKGANTEVELIRYANCNIEVEGQVLIKPSLLLEYIKLVESENINFEKKDGYLIVNNAEFSILDETTYPEIKEVVSTTIAKENSQKFSNLLEKVKFLTNSSSNLDALFNSIKITFKDNFVELASTDSYRLIYLKKPLENVVSKDILVPADSMAVIYKILKDLNEDVTLATSEDKLIVTWKDAYFSCKLLSLSFPDFIPLITNPNHDKKFEFNRDELNSSLKKVISVTKNSNDSKNVATFNFKGNQLLISGMSSNAKINQKVNMIKTGEDLKLGINCKYIKEFVDNTDKNIIIEATNSSSMLKIVEEANEDYIYLVMPVNIRV, from the coding sequence ATGAAATTTTCTATAAATAAAGAAAATGTAATAGGAATAATTAGTGAATATACAAATATCTTAAAAGACAATCCAGTAAAACCTAGTCTTGCTGGTTTGTTTATTGAAGTAAAAAATAATCAAGTTGTATTTAAAGGTGCAAATACTGAAGTTGAACTGATAAGATATGCTAATTGTAATATTGAAGTTGAAGGGCAAGTTTTAATAAAACCTTCACTACTTTTAGAATATATTAAATTAGTTGAAAGTGAAAATATAAATTTTGAAAAAAAAGATGGGTATTTAATTGTTAATAATGCTGAGTTTTCTATATTAGATGAGACTACTTATCCTGAAATAAAAGAAGTTGTTTCTACAACTATTGCAAAAGAAAATAGCCAAAAATTTTCAAATTTACTTGAAAAAGTAAAATTTCTTACTAACTCTTCATCTAATTTAGATGCTTTGTTTAATTCTATAAAAATAACATTTAAGGATAATTTTGTAGAATTAGCTTCTACTGATTCATATAGACTTATATATTTAAAAAAACCTCTTGAAAATGTAGTTAGTAAAGATATTTTAGTTCCAGCTGATAGTATGGCTGTTATCTATAAAATATTAAAAGATTTAAATGAGGATGTAACTCTTGCAACAAGTGAAGATAAACTTATAGTAACTTGGAAAGATGCTTATTTTAGTTGTAAACTATTATCTCTTTCTTTCCCTGACTTTATACCTCTTATTACAAATCCTAATCATGATAAGAAATTTGAGTTTAATAGAGATGAACTAAATTCTTCACTTAAAAAGGTTATATCTGTAACAAAGAATAGTAATGACTCTAAGAATGTTGCAACTTTTAATTTTAAAGGAAATCAACTTCTTATAAGTGGAATGTCTTCTAATGCTAAAATTAACCAAAAAGTTAATATGATAAAAACAGGTGAAGATTTAAAGCTTGGAATAAACTGTAAATACATTAAAGAATTTGTTGATAATACTGATAAAAATATTATCATTGAAGCTACAAATTCAAGTTCTATGTTAAAAATCGTAGAAGAAGCTAATGAAGATTATATTTACTTAGTTATGCCTGTAAATATTAGAGTTTAG
- a CDS encoding extracellular solute-binding protein, whose amino-acid sequence MKKIFLLFLATIMLVSCGDSKDENTLYVYSWADYIPQFVYEDFEAETGIKVVEDIYSSNEEMYTKIKAGGEGYDIIMPSSDYYEIMMKEDMLAKLDKSQLENTKYIDDAYMAKLREFDPENDYGVPYMRGITCIAVNTKFVKDYPRDYTIYDREDLAGRMTLLDDMREVFVPALALNGYKQDADSEEAMEKAKAKVLAWKKNIAKFDAESYGKGFANGDFWVVQGYPDNIYRELSEEDRKNVDFIIPPGDQGYSSIDSFVILKDSKNIENAMKFINYIHRPDVYAKISDFIEIPSINLEADKLVTKKPLYDVSKTKDAQLLIDIGDKLNIQNKYWQEILIAN is encoded by the coding sequence ATGAAAAAAATATTTTTACTGTTTTTGGCAACAATAATGTTAGTTTCTTGTGGAGATAGCAAAGATGAAAACACTTTATATGTATATAGTTGGGCTGACTATATTCCACAATTTGTTTATGAAGATTTTGAGGCCGAAACTGGTATCAAAGTTGTTGAGGATATTTACTCATCAAATGAAGAGATGTATACAAAGATTAAAGCTGGTGGAGAAGGTTATGATATCATTATGCCATCTAGTGATTATTATGAAATAATGATGAAAGAAGATATGTTAGCGAAGTTAGATAAATCACAACTTGAAAATACTAAATATATTGATGATGCTTATATGGCAAAGTTAAGAGAATTTGATCCTGAAAATGACTATGGAGTTCCTTATATGAGAGGTATTACTTGCATAGCAGTAAATACAAAATTTGTTAAAGATTATCCAAGAGATTACACTATTTATGATAGAGAAGATTTAGCAGGAAGAATGACATTATTAGATGATATGAGAGAAGTTTTTGTTCCTGCCTTAGCTTTAAATGGTTATAAACAAGATGCTGATTCTGAAGAAGCTATGGAAAAAGCAAAAGCTAAAGTTTTAGCTTGGAAAAAGAATATTGCAAAATTTGATGCTGAATCTTATGGAAAAGGATTTGCTAATGGAGATTTCTGGGTAGTACAAGGATATCCTGATAATATCTATAGAGAACTTTCTGAAGAAGATAGAAAGAATGTTGACTTTATTATTCCACCTGGTGACCAAGGATATTCATCAATAGATTCATTTGTAATTTTAAAAGATTCTAAGAATATTGAAAATGCTATGAAATTTATAAACTATATACATAGACCTGATGTTTATGCAAAAATCTCTGATTTTATAGAAATTCCAAGCATAAATTTAGAAGCAGATAAACTTGTTACTAAAAAACCTTTATATGATGTTAGTAAAACAAAAGATGCTCAACTTTTAATAGATATTGGGGATAAATTAAATATACAAAATAAATACTGGCAAGAAATTTTAATAGCAAATTAA
- a CDS encoding mechanosensitive ion channel family protein, translating to MNKTFFEKMLEKLLVDLETYLPLLAGKLVAFLLVCFIWPKITKFILRLLDKSRTLKNDDPLLLSFLKSLVKAIMYVIQAFLLIGIIGIKATSLVTILGTAGVAVGLALQGSLANLASGILILFFKQVSKGDFVSSLDKSIEGTVESIHILYTVIKQANGPLIFVPNNQIANASIINYSRNPYRRLDLVYSSSYDVPVDKVISVLHEVVNDEKRIIKDNPDMPITITLNKHNASSLDYIFRAWVKKEDYLDTMFACNANVKKYFDKNNIEIPYNKLDLYMKK from the coding sequence ATGAATAAAACTTTTTTTGAAAAAATGTTAGAAAAATTATTGGTAGATTTAGAAACTTATCTACCTTTATTGGCTGGGAAGCTTGTAGCTTTCTTACTTGTATGTTTTATATGGCCTAAAATAACAAAATTTATATTGAGACTTTTAGATAAATCTAGAACATTAAAAAATGATGACCCTTTACTTTTATCATTTTTAAAATCTTTAGTAAAAGCAATTATGTATGTTATTCAAGCTTTTTTATTAATAGGAATTATAGGAATAAAAGCTACATCTCTTGTAACAATTTTAGGTACTGCTGGAGTTGCAGTAGGTTTAGCTTTGCAGGGAAGTTTAGCCAATCTTGCTAGCGGTATTTTAATTTTATTCTTTAAACAAGTTTCTAAGGGGGATTTTGTTTCAAGTTTAGATAAAAGTATTGAAGGAACAGTAGAAAGTATACATATTCTATATACAGTTATAAAGCAAGCTAATGGACCTTTGATTTTTGTTCCTAATAATCAAATAGCTAATGCTTCTATTATTAACTACTCTAGAAATCCATATAGAAGACTTGATTTAGTTTATTCATCTTCTTATGATGTTCCTGTTGATAAAGTAATATCAGTTTTACATGAAGTTGTTAATGATGAAAAAAGAATTATTAAAGATAATCCTGACATGCCTATTACTATAACTTTAAATAAACATAATGCTAGCTCACTTGACTATATTTTCAGAGCTTGGGTAAAAAAAGAAGACTATCTTGATACTATGTTTGCATGTAATGCTAATGTTAAAAAATATTTTGACAAAAACAATATTGAAATTCCATATAATAAACTTGATTTATATATGAAAAAGTAA
- a CDS encoding DNA polymerase III subunit delta codes for MFYFLYGNSPMIEFETEKKTEEILEKYPNISAKYYDCALKEEDEFLSALQVNSIFKTVDFLVLKRAETLKSSGVQKLFKTLKNYDLNEKNIIIIYNVPIQYGKVASEYEITKASIKAIEEIATFLDCTLIKENNIILNYVKDNLNITEKDAKDLIELLGSDYYHIKNETNKIAAFLDGQPYSFEKIKNLISIDKEYNMKDLVENFFKTKNFTDIFNFLETNKDSYLGIVYMLADELIVFLKLTSLINSGKISQHMNYNVFKELYNDFSDLFIGRNFKAQHPYTIFLKLNSLTYFSEEFLENKLKELLYIEYGLKTGEKEINIELDLFFKKFWKDVPSY; via the coding sequence ATGTTTTACTTTTTATATGGAAATTCTCCAATGATAGAGTTTGAAACAGAGAAGAAAACAGAAGAAATTTTAGAAAAATATCCTAATATTTCAGCTAAATACTATGATTGTGCTTTAAAAGAAGAGGATGAATTTTTATCTGCTTTACAAGTTAATTCAATTTTTAAAACAGTTGATTTTCTTGTTTTAAAAAGAGCTGAAACTTTAAAAAGTTCAGGAGTTCAAAAACTTTTTAAAACTTTAAAAAACTATGATTTAAATGAAAAAAACATTATAATTATCTATAATGTTCCTATACAATATGGAAAAGTTGCTTCAGAATATGAGATAACTAAGGCAAGTATAAAAGCCATAGAAGAAATAGCTACTTTTTTAGATTGTACTCTCATAAAAGAAAATAATATAATTTTAAATTATGTTAAAGATAATTTAAATATCACTGAAAAAGATGCTAAAGATTTAATTGAGCTTCTAGGAAGTGACTATTATCATATAAAAAATGAGACAAATAAAATAGCTGCTTTTTTAGATGGTCAGCCATATTCTTTTGAAAAAATTAAAAACTTAATAAGTATCGATAAAGAATATAATATGAAAGACTTAGTTGAAAACTTTTTTAAGACTAAAAATTTTACAGATATTTTTAATTTCTTAGAAACAAATAAAGATTCTTATTTAGGAATTGTATATATGTTAGCTGATGAATTAATAGTCTTTTTAAAATTAACTTCCCTTATAAATAGTGGAAAAATTTCACAACATATGAATTACAATGTTTTTAAAGAGCTATACAATGATTTCTCAGATCTTTTTATAGGAAGAAATTTTAAAGCACAACACCCTTATACAATTTTTCTTAAATTAAATAGTTTAACTTACTTTTCAGAAGAATTTTTAGAAAACAAATTAAAAGAATTATTATATATTGAATATGGACTAAAAACCGGTGAAAAAGAAATCAATATAGAATTAGATTTATTTTTTAAGAAATTTTGGAAAGATGTACCAAGTTATTAA
- a CDS encoding phosphatase PAP2 family protein, producing MKDNLQRLKIKYIIFITIFFTVLYKGAEFYTRTLDYVPSYFMAWEKKIPFLTIFMLPYMTSAPFFFGTFLTIKDEKSLNFYVKQAIFLTVVSIAIFFIIPMKFYFPKPEIANPIFNFFFYVLGQLDSSFNQCPSLHVSFAFLSIAIYCKEMKTKLKYLISIWGFLIAISVHFVYQHHFIDFVGGFIMFLITWYIFPKFLKK from the coding sequence ATGAAAGATAATTTACAAAGATTAAAAATCAAATATATAATTTTTATTACAATATTTTTTACTGTTTTATATAAAGGAGCTGAATTCTATACTCGTACCCTAGATTATGTTCCCTCATATTTTATGGCTTGGGAGAAAAAAATACCTTTTTTAACAATTTTTATGTTACCCTATATGACTTCAGCACCTTTTTTCTTTGGAACTTTTCTCACTATAAAAGATGAAAAAAGTTTAAACTTCTATGTAAAACAAGCAATATTTTTAACCGTAGTTTCTATTGCAATATTTTTTATTATTCCAATGAAATTTTATTTTCCCAAACCTGAGATAGCTAATCCTATTTTTAACTTTTTTTTCTATGTCTTAGGTCAATTAGATAGCAGTTTTAATCAATGCCCTTCCTTACATGTAAGTTTTGCTTTTCTTTCTATTGCAATCTATTGTAAAGAAATGAAAACAAAATTAAAATATCTTATTTCTATATGGGGCTTTTTAATTGCAATTTCAGTTCATTTTGTATACCAACATCATTTTATTGATTTTGTTGGAGGCTTTATAATGTTTTTAATAACTTGGTACATCTTTCCAAAATTTCTTAAAAAATAA
- a CDS encoding M48 family metallopeptidase, whose product MEYTITKKKIKNFILRIYPDLTIAVSAPLSATSKDIENFVLSKKEWIEKTLEKLEKLKDDSIKILGKKVEKKVIQSDLERISLTDRNIFIYTKNTEEIEVEKKFLEWKYNKLKEIIDEAIEKYTKLLNTEINYYKIKKLSSAWGIYHRRENYISFNIDLIEKEIESIDYVVLHEICHIFYMDHQKKFWALVEKYMPDYKIRRKKLKS is encoded by the coding sequence ATGGAATATACAATTACAAAAAAGAAAATTAAAAATTTTATTTTGAGGATATATCCTGACTTAACTATCGCAGTATCGGCTCCTTTATCTGCAACTAGCAAGGATATTGAAAATTTTGTTCTATCTAAAAAAGAGTGGATAGAAAAAACATTAGAAAAATTAGAAAAATTAAAAGATGATAGTATAAAGATTTTAGGTAAGAAAGTAGAAAAAAAAGTTATTCAATCAGATTTAGAAAGAATAAGTCTAACTGACAGAAATATATTTATATATACAAAGAATACCGAAGAAATTGAAGTTGAAAAGAAATTTTTAGAGTGGAAATATAATAAATTAAAAGAGATTATAGATGAAGCTATAGAAAAATATACCAAACTACTAAATACTGAAATAAATTATTATAAAATAAAAAAACTTTCTTCTGCTTGGGGTATTTATCATAGAAGAGAGAATTATATTAGTTTCAATATAGATTTAATTGAAAAAGAAATAGAAAGTATAGATTATGTAGTTCTTCATGAGATATGTCATATTTTCTATATGGATCATCAAAAAAAATTTTGGGCTCTAGTTGAAAAATATATGCCTGACTACAAAATAAGAAGAAAAAAATTAAAATCATAA
- a CDS encoding DUF4198 domain-containing protein, with translation MLSKKLLIGALVATMSMSAFAHFQMIHTADSDISGKSSVPFELIFTHPADGTEAHSMDMGKDEKGTIQPVVEFFSVHNGEKKDLKANLKASKFGPASKQVTSYKFNLDKNSGLKGGGDWGLVVVPAPYYESAEDVYIQQIAKVLVNKDELATDWNKRLANGYPEIIPLSNPITWKGEIFRGQVVDKDGKAVANAEIEIEYLNANIKNSKFVGELQKDKTATVIYADENGYFSFVPIHKGYWGFAALGAGGELKHNGKELSQDAILWIEAK, from the coding sequence ATGTTATCAAAAAAATTACTTATTGGAGCTCTTGTAGCTACTATGTCTATGTCTGCTTTTGCACATTTTCAAATGATTCACACAGCTGATTCTGATATTTCTGGGAAATCATCTGTTCCATTTGAATTGATATTTACTCACCCTGCTGATGGAACAGAAGCACACAGCATGGATATGGGAAAAGATGAAAAAGGAACTATACAACCTGTTGTAGAATTTTTCTCAGTACATAATGGAGAAAAGAAAGACTTAAAAGCTAATTTAAAAGCTTCAAAATTTGGACCGGCTTCAAAACAAGTTACTTCTTATAAATTTAATTTAGATAAAAATTCTGGATTAAAAGGTGGAGGAGATTGGGGACTAGTTGTTGTTCCAGCACCATACTATGAATCTGCAGAAGATGTATATATTCAACAAATAGCAAAAGTATTAGTGAATAAAGATGAATTAGCTACTGATTGGAATAAAAGATTAGCTAATGGATATCCTGAAATAATTCCGTTATCAAATCCTATAACTTGGAAAGGGGAAATCTTTAGAGGGCAAGTTGTAGATAAAGATGGAAAGGCTGTTGCTAATGCTGAAATAGAAATAGAATACTTAAATGCAAATATTAAAAATTCAAAATTTGTAGGAGAATTACAAAAAGATAAAACTGCAACTGTTATTTATGCAGATGAAAATGGATATTTCTCATTTGTTCCAATTCATAAAGGATATTGGGGATTTGCTGCTTTAGGTGCAGGTGGAGAATTAAAACATAATGGAAAAGAATTATCTCAAGATGCTATTCTTTGGATAGAAGCTAAATAA
- the asnA gene encoding aspartate--ammonia ligase: protein MAYTSSLDILETEIAIKKVKDFFESHLSKELDLLRVSAPLFVIPESGLNDNLNGTERPVSFDTKNGERVEIVHSLAKWKRMALYRYNIENHKGIYTDMNAIRRDEDTDFIHSYYVDQWDWEKIISKEDRNEEYLKEVVRKIYSVFKATEDYITKEYPKLTKKLPEEITFITSQELEDKYPTLTPKNREHAAAKEYGAIFLMKIGGKLTSGERHDGRAPDYDDWDLNGDIIFNYPLLGIGLELSSMGIRVDENSLEEQLKISHCEDRRSMPYHQMILNKVLPYTIGGGIGQSRICMFFLDKLHIGEVQASIWSQEVHEICRQMNIKLL from the coding sequence ATGGCTTATACATCTAGTCTAGATATACTAGAAACAGAAATTGCTATAAAAAAAGTTAAAGATTTTTTTGAAAGTCATCTATCAAAAGAATTAGATTTACTAAGAGTTTCAGCACCTTTATTTGTTATACCAGAATCTGGTCTTAACGATAATCTGAATGGTACAGAAAGACCTGTTTCATTTGATACAAAAAATGGTGAAAGAGTTGAGATAGTTCATTCTCTTGCAAAATGGAAAAGAATGGCTTTATACAGATATAATATTGAAAACCATAAAGGTATATATACAGATATGAATGCTATAAGAAGAGATGAAGATACAGATTTTATCCACTCATATTATGTTGACCAATGGGATTGGGAAAAAATTATTTCTAAAGAAGATAGAAATGAAGAATATTTAAAAGAAGTTGTAAGAAAAATTTACTCTGTTTTTAAAGCCACTGAAGACTATATTACTAAAGAATATCCTAAACTTACTAAGAAGTTACCTGAAGAAATAACTTTTATCACAAGTCAAGAACTTGAAGATAAATATCCAACACTTACTCCTAAAAATAGAGAGCATGCTGCTGCTAAAGAGTATGGAGCAATTTTCTTAATGAAAATAGGGGGAAAACTTACTTCTGGTGAGAGACATGATGGAAGAGCTCCTGATTATGACGATTGGGATTTAAATGGAGATATCATATTTAACTACCCTCTTTTAGGTATAGGTCTTGAATTATCTTCAATGGGTATAAGAGTTGATGAAAATTCTTTAGAAGAACAATTAAAAATATCTCATTGTGAAGATAGAAGATCAATGCCATATCATCAAATGATTTTAAATAAAGTTTTACCATATACTATCGGTGGTGGAATTGGTCAATCTCGTATATGTATGTTTTTCTTAGATAAATTACATATAGGTGAAGTTCAAGCTTCTATTTGGTCTCAAGAAGTACATGAAATTTGTAGACAAATGAATATTAAATTATTGTAA